A single window of Hyla sarda isolate aHylSar1 chromosome 2, aHylSar1.hap1, whole genome shotgun sequence DNA harbors:
- the LOC130356682 gene encoding uncharacterized protein LOC130356682: MDAQDEDRTKISNANQELKEPSKPLQPNLAEMPKKDVTEAQNITQIQESINPSVQAPKSNLLIHGMQSKSQPEIKATEWRKRLLETQYASSKVKTRSKSLSPKTQSYTALHSRSSLLRRSASPTPATKTATSDSYLQTETTMSSNTDTDETRLGNAPLSSQFPTIRKVSLISDKKKDYQLSEDEKGRHNALPKESVHNTGTSPPYPEQEKQEEAFFVGSDTDMASSVVWWLKGVSYSKLQQNLH, encoded by the exons ATGGATGCTCAGGACGAAGATAGGACAAAGATATCAAATGCTAACCAAGAGCTCAAGGAGCCATCTAAACCATTACAGCCAAACCTAGCAGAAATGCCAAAAAAAGATGTCACAGAAGCACAAAACATCACACAAATCCAAGAGAGCATCAATCCTTCTGTTCAGGCACCGAAATCCAATTTGCTAATACATGGTATGCAAAGTAAGAGTCAACCTGAAATAAAGGCCACTGAATGGAGAAAACGGCTACTGGAGACCCAGTATGCATCATCTAAAGTAAAAACACGATCAAAGAGCTTGTCCCCAAAAACTCAAAGTTACACAGCTCTTCACAGCAGATCTTCTTTACTTCGCCGTAGTGCCTCACCAACACCTGCTACTAAAACAGCTACAAGTGATAGTTATTTGCAGACAGAGACCACCATGTCAAGCAACACTGACACAGATGAAACACGCCTAGGTAATGCCCCATTATCTTCACAGTTTCCAACAATTCGTAAGGTGAGCCTAATTTCTGATAAAAAGAAAGACTATCAGCTAAGTGAAGATGAGAAAGGAAGGCATAATGCATTGCCCAAAGAGAGTGTACACAACACAGGAACATCTCCACCATATCCTGAGCAGGAGAAGCAAGAAGAAGCCTTCTTTGTag GTTCTGATACTGACATGGCTTCTTCAGTTGTCTGGTGGCTAAAAGGTGTGTCATACAGTAaacttcagcaaaatttgcactaA